One window from the genome of Sphingomonas lacunae encodes:
- the der gene encoding ribosome biogenesis GTPase Der, which produces MNAPADLPVVVIVGRPNVGKSTLFNRLVGKKLALVDDRPGVTRDRREGVGHLLGLQFRIVDTAGFEEDDPASLPGRMRAQTEAAVHMADVALFLIDARVGVTPVDAEIARWLRDSDTPIVVVANKAEGKVGAAGVSEAYSLGLGEPFGLSAEHGEGIVDLFDALRPHVEQPEEESDVPAGKRRGKSQRATTKAKQVAADLAGEALRADLVIPDGEDDGEEIVWQGEELDPESPLKLAIVGRPNAGKSTLVNRILGEERMITGPEAGLTRDSISIDWMWTAPDGARRPVRLIDTAGLRKRAKVQDKLEKLSVADTLHSVAFAEVVVLMLDATLGLEAQDLRIADRVIDEGRALIIALNKWDVAEDGSALYQGIRAALDEGLAQVKGVPLITVSAATGKGLDQLLAIAFDIREQWSRRVPTGELNRWFERATEANPPPAHKGQRIKLRYITQARNRPPSFVAFGSRVDMLPESYRRYLVNGIRRELGFGAVPVRLTLRASRNPFGAALRKSAHSAPRKAETRGAGGGTGKSGRAAAPRAAPGLRAVTPIGQVRRPARPGGKPGGKPGRKG; this is translated from the coding sequence ATGAACGCGCCGGCTGACCTGCCTGTCGTTGTCATCGTCGGGCGGCCCAATGTGGGCAAATCGACCCTGTTCAACCGGCTGGTCGGCAAAAAGCTGGCGCTGGTGGATGACCGTCCCGGTGTGACGCGGGACCGGCGCGAAGGCGTCGGCCATCTGCTGGGCTTGCAATTCCGGATTGTCGATACCGCGGGTTTCGAGGAGGATGATCCGGCAAGTCTGCCCGGTCGGATGCGCGCCCAGACAGAGGCGGCGGTGCATATGGCCGATGTCGCCCTGTTCCTGATTGACGCCCGTGTCGGGGTGACCCCGGTCGATGCCGAAATCGCCCGCTGGCTGCGTGACAGTGATACGCCGATTGTCGTTGTCGCCAACAAGGCTGAGGGCAAGGTTGGCGCGGCAGGCGTGAGCGAGGCCTATAGCCTGGGGCTGGGCGAACCATTTGGCCTGTCCGCTGAACATGGTGAGGGCATCGTCGACCTGTTCGACGCCCTTCGACCCCATGTCGAACAGCCCGAAGAGGAAAGCGATGTCCCCGCCGGCAAGCGGCGCGGCAAGTCGCAACGCGCTACGACCAAGGCGAAACAGGTCGCGGCCGACCTCGCCGGAGAGGCCTTGCGGGCTGATCTGGTCATTCCCGATGGCGAGGATGATGGCGAGGAAATCGTCTGGCAGGGTGAGGAGCTGGACCCGGAATCGCCGCTCAAACTGGCGATTGTCGGTCGTCCCAACGCCGGCAAGTCGACTCTGGTCAACCGTATCCTCGGCGAGGAGCGGATGATCACCGGCCCCGAAGCGGGGCTGACTCGCGATTCCATCTCGATCGACTGGATGTGGACCGCGCCCGATGGTGCGCGTCGCCCGGTCCGCCTGATTGATACGGCCGGTCTGCGCAAGCGGGCCAAGGTGCAGGACAAGCTGGAAAAACTGTCGGTCGCCGATACGCTGCATTCGGTCGCCTTTGCTGAAGTTGTCGTGCTGATGCTCGACGCCACGCTGGGGCTGGAGGCGCAGGACCTGCGTATCGCTGACCGGGTGATCGACGAAGGGCGTGCGCTGATCATCGCGCTCAACAAATGGGACGTGGCAGAGGATGGCAGCGCCCTCTATCAGGGTATCCGCGCCGCGCTCGACGAGGGACTGGCCCAGGTCAAGGGCGTCCCCCTGATCACTGTTTCCGCCGCGACCGGCAAGGGGCTCGACCAGTTGCTCGCCATTGCCTTTGACATTCGCGAACAATGGTCGCGGCGCGTGCCGACCGGTGAACTCAACCGCTGGTTCGAACGGGCGACAGAGGCCAATCCTCCGCCCGCGCACAAGGGTCAGCGGATCAAGCTGCGCTATATCACCCAGGCCCGCAACCGCCCGCCCAGCTTTGTGGCCTTTGGCAGCAGGGTCGACATGCTTCCGGAAAGCTATCGCCGCTATTTGGTCAACGGGATCCGCCGCGAACTTGGCTTCGGCGCGGTGCCGGTCCGGCTGACGCTGCGCGCCTCGCGCAATCCCTTTGGTGCGGCATTGCGCAAATCGGCTCATAGCGCCCCGCGCAAGGCCGAAACGAGAGGGGCAGGGGGTGGCACCGGCAAATCGGGTCGCGCCGCGGCTCCCCGGGCAGCTCCCGGCCTGCGTGCTGTGACACCTATCGGCCAGGTCCGCCGTCCCGCCAGGCCAGGGGGTAAACCTGGTGGCAAGCCGGGTCGCAAGGGCTGA
- a CDS encoding helix-turn-helix transcriptional regulator, which produces MALPFTNDIRTLRFLAGEMTQGDLGDRVGVTRQTIAAIEQGKYSPSLEVAFRIAHVFGKPLEEVFRWEGD; this is translated from the coding sequence ATGGCGCTGCCCTTCACCAACGACATTCGCACGCTGCGCTTCCTGGCAGGCGAAATGACGCAGGGCGATCTGGGGGACCGGGTCGGCGTCACCCGCCAGACCATCGCCGCCATCGAACAGGGCAAATATTCCCCCAGTCTGGAAGTTGCGTTCCGCATCGCCCACGTCTTCGGCAAGCCGCTCGAAGAGGTGTTCCGGTGGGAAGGCGATTAG
- a CDS encoding aldo/keto reductase produces the protein MTQLRPLGSSGFSTPALVLGGNVFGWTADEDASFAVLDAFMAAGGRMVDTADVYSAWVPGHKGGESEGVIGRWIAARGRHPNLLISTKVGLLPGKGGKGLAPERIAAACEESLNRLGVDCIDLYFSHKDDPDTPLDEVMGAFAELVSAGKVKALGASQIGAERLSEALAASDRLGLPRYSVIQPELNLIRRADYEGPLQALAMEQNLGVIPYYGLASGFLTGKYRSPDDLGKSPRGGGMAKLLEGKGATVLAAMDAVAAETGATLAQIALAWNAAQPGVTAPIASATSVAQLTELLGSLSLTLTDEQLASLDAASR, from the coding sequence ATGACACAGCTTCGCCCTCTTGGCTCCAGCGGTTTTTCGACGCCTGCACTTGTGCTCGGCGGCAATGTCTTTGGCTGGACAGCGGATGAGGATGCGAGCTTTGCCGTGCTCGACGCGTTCATGGCCGCTGGTGGCCGGATGGTCGACACCGCTGATGTCTATTCAGCCTGGGTGCCGGGCCACAAGGGGGGCGAATCCGAAGGGGTGATCGGCCGCTGGATTGCGGCGCGCGGCAGGCACCCCAATCTGCTGATCTCGACCAAGGTCGGCCTGTTGCCGGGCAAGGGAGGCAAGGGGCTGGCGCCCGAAAGGATCGCCGCTGCCTGTGAGGAATCGCTCAACCGGCTCGGGGTCGATTGCATCGACCTCTATTTCTCGCACAAGGATGACCCCGACACGCCGCTCGACGAGGTGATGGGTGCCTTTGCCGAACTGGTCAGCGCCGGCAAGGTCAAGGCGCTCGGTGCGTCCCAGATCGGCGCCGAACGGTTGAGTGAGGCACTGGCCGCGTCGGACCGGCTTGGCCTGCCACGCTACAGCGTCATCCAGCCCGAACTGAACTTGATCCGCCGCGCGGATTATGAGGGGCCTTTGCAGGCACTGGCGATGGAGCAGAACCTCGGCGTCATTCCCTACTACGGCCTCGCCTCCGGATTCCTTACCGGCAAATATCGCTCGCCCGACGACTTGGGCAAAAGCCCGCGTGGCGGAGGCATGGCCAAGTTGCTCGAAGGCAAGGGCGCGACGGTGCTTGCGGCGATGGATGCGGTCGCCGCCGAAACCGGTGCCACGCTCGCCCAGATTGCTCTGGCGTGGAACGCCGCCCAGCCGGGCGTCACCGCGCCGATCGCCAGCGCGACATCGGTAGCGCAGTTGACCGAGCTGCTGGGCAGCCTGTCGCTGACCTTGACAGATGAGCAGCTCGCCAGCCTCGACGCTGCGTCGCGCTAA
- a CDS encoding tetratricopeptide repeat protein: protein MALPPSNPDTFMQEVDDAVRADRLQSFVRSYGRGLIALVIVAFLALAGWLWWQNDQASKAGETGRNFSMALETLGQGRPKAAAEQFQPIVNDGSPTYRALALMAQANAALAENDARTAAAKFGLVANDSGIDQPIRDAALLRQTLVEFDQMDPAAVVARLRNLVSQPGPAFASAAELTALAEMKRGNDRAAGQLYKRITEAPDVPESLKSRALQMVSLLGADAARPAAATPAAAAATTKTGE from the coding sequence GTGGCGCTGCCGCCCAGCAATCCCGACACTTTCATGCAGGAAGTCGATGACGCGGTCCGCGCGGACCGGCTGCAAAGCTTTGTCCGCAGCTATGGGCGCGGGCTGATCGCGCTCGTCATCGTCGCGTTTCTGGCTCTTGCCGGTTGGCTCTGGTGGCAAAATGATCAGGCAAGCAAGGCAGGCGAAACCGGCCGCAATTTCTCCATGGCCCTCGAAACATTGGGGCAGGGTCGGCCCAAGGCGGCTGCGGAGCAGTTCCAGCCGATCGTCAATGATGGCTCGCCGACCTATCGCGCGCTGGCCCTGATGGCGCAGGCCAATGCCGCGCTGGCCGAAAATGATGCCCGCACCGCTGCGGCCAAGTTCGGGCTGGTCGCCAACGACAGTGGCATTGACCAGCCGATCCGCGATGCCGCGCTGTTGCGTCAGACGCTGGTTGAATTTGACCAGATGGATCCAGCTGCGGTTGTTGCCCGCCTGCGCAATCTCGTCTCGCAGCCCGGTCCTGCCTTTGCAAGCGCCGCTGAACTCACCGCGCTGGCCGAAATGAAGCGCGGCAATGACCGTGCGGCCGGCCAGCTCTACAAGCGTATCACCGAAGCACCCGATGTGCCGGAATCGCTCAAATCGCGCGCGCTTCAGATGGTCAGCCTGCTCGGAGCGGACGCAGCCCGCCCGGCAGCCGCGACACCTGCCGCCGCCGCTGCCACTACCAAGACCGGGGAATGA
- a CDS encoding DMT family transporter, with the protein MAPAEDAPAQPAPLTLLSPRVLIPFTIVTLIWGSTWLVIRDQLGTVPASWSVTYRFAVASIAMFLLLAIRRERMGLEPKAMLFAAAVGFAQFMLNFNFVYRAEHYLTSGVVAVIFALLIVPNTILSRLFLKTEVDRRFLTGGAIAVVGIILLLVHEASAIKADTGTVILGTVLTLAGVMSASAANVMQATPLAKAQSSFALIAWAMLWGTLANGLFAIATVGAPTFDPRWTYSAGILYLGLFGSVICFPLYFGIIRDVGAGPAAWSSVLIPVIAMGLSTLAEGYVWSGLSVAGAILAMAGLIVALRPASR; encoded by the coding sequence ATGGCCCCTGCCGAAGACGCGCCGGCCCAGCCCGCGCCGCTGACCTTGCTGTCCCCGCGCGTTCTGATCCCCTTCACCATCGTCACGCTGATCTGGGGATCGACCTGGCTGGTCATCCGCGACCAGCTGGGCACGGTGCCGGCGAGCTGGTCGGTCACCTACCGCTTTGCCGTGGCGAGCATCGCCATGTTCCTGTTGCTCGCCATCCGGCGGGAACGGATGGGACTGGAGCCCAAGGCAATGCTGTTCGCGGCGGCAGTCGGCTTCGCGCAGTTCATGCTCAATTTCAATTTCGTCTATCGCGCCGAACATTATCTGACATCAGGCGTCGTGGCGGTGATCTTTGCCCTTCTGATCGTGCCCAACACCATCCTCTCCCGCCTGTTCCTCAAGACCGAAGTCGACCGGCGCTTCCTGACCGGAGGGGCGATTGCCGTGGTCGGCATCATCCTGTTGCTGGTGCATGAAGCGAGTGCGATCAAGGCGGACACCGGCACCGTCATCCTGGGCACCGTCCTGACCCTTGCCGGTGTGATGAGCGCTTCCGCCGCCAATGTGATGCAGGCAACCCCGCTCGCCAAGGCGCAGTCCTCCTTTGCGCTGATAGCCTGGGCGATGCTGTGGGGCACGCTGGCCAACGGCCTGTTTGCCATAGCGACGGTCGGCGCACCGACGTTCGACCCGCGCTGGACCTACAGCGCGGGCATTCTCTATCTGGGCCTGTTCGGCAGCGTCATCTGCTTTCCGCTGTATTTCGGCATCATCCGCGATGTCGGCGCCGGCCCGGCGGCCTGGTCAAGCGTGCTCATCCCGGTCATCGCCATGGGCCTGTCGACACTGGCCGAGGGGTATGTCTGGTCCGGCCTGTCTGTTGCCGGCGCGATCCTCGCCATGGCAGGACTGATCGTCGCACTGAGACCCGCATCACGATAG
- a CDS encoding beta-eliminating lyase-related protein: MEALAAANAVDTAYDGDALSARLDSAFSDLFGKPVEAMWVATGTAANSIALAAHVRPWQAVLCHEEAHIEVDECGAPALFNGGAKLMLLPGAGAKIDAATIDARMGAIRKDVHQVQPAAISITNASEYGLAWTPDEVATVGECARRHGLALHMDGARFANAVAHVGCTPADVTWRAGVDVLSFGCVKNGGMNAEALVFFNGMPAGVKEMRKRSGHLQSKGRYLAAQILAMIEGGLWLDNARSANRAAAIIAQAAGERLLHPVEANEIFLRLTAEEAATLRAAGFDFYDWGEGAARLVTSWQHAVGDVQPLADAIRAL; the protein is encoded by the coding sequence ATGGAGGCGCTGGCAGCGGCCAACGCGGTCGACACCGCCTATGACGGCGATGCGCTGTCGGCGCGGCTCGATTCGGCATTTTCCGACCTGTTCGGCAAGCCGGTCGAGGCGATGTGGGTGGCGACGGGGACGGCGGCCAACAGCATCGCGCTCGCCGCCCATGTGCGGCCCTGGCAGGCGGTGCTGTGCCATGAGGAAGCGCATATCGAGGTTGACGAGTGCGGCGCGCCGGCGCTGTTCAATGGCGGCGCCAAGCTGATGCTGTTGCCCGGTGCTGGCGCGAAGATCGACGCCGCCACCATCGATGCGCGCATGGGGGCGATCCGCAAGGACGTGCACCAGGTGCAACCGGCGGCGATCAGCATCACCAATGCGAGTGAATATGGCCTCGCCTGGACGCCGGACGAGGTTGCGACTGTGGGCGAATGCGCGCGGCGGCATGGGCTGGCGCTGCACATGGACGGGGCCCGCTTTGCCAATGCGGTGGCACATGTTGGCTGCACGCCGGCCGATGTCACATGGCGCGCGGGCGTTGATGTGCTGTCGTTCGGTTGCGTCAAAAATGGCGGGATGAACGCCGAGGCGCTGGTGTTTTTCAATGGCATGCCGGCGGGCGTCAAGGAAATGCGCAAGCGGTCCGGGCACCTCCAGTCCAAGGGTCGCTATCTGGCGGCACAGATATTGGCGATGATCGAGGGTGGGCTGTGGCTCGACAATGCGCGCAGTGCCAACCGCGCCGCGGCGATCATCGCGCAGGCGGCGGGGGAGCGGCTGCTGCACCCGGTTGAAGCCAACGAGATATTCCTCCGACTGACCGCTGAAGAGGCAGCGACTTTGCGCGCCGCCGGCTTTGATTTCTATGACTGGGGTGAAGGGGCGGCGCGACTGGTGACAAGCTGGCAGCATGCCGTCGGCGACGTCCAGCCGCTGGCTGACGCGATCCGCGCGCTGTGA
- the panB gene encoding 3-methyl-2-oxobutanoate hydroxymethyltransferase, whose translation MSTTYTLDTSTSRANPTPAPMKRLTVPAIQRRKADGVTAEPLVMLTAYTVRMAQLLDPHCDLLLVGDSLGQVIYGLPSTVPVSLDMMCAHGAAVVRGSYHSVVVVDMPFGSYEASPEKAFESAARILKETGCAAVKLEGGQAMAPTIRFLTERGIPVMAHVGLTPQAVNALGGYGARGRNDAEKDKILADAHAVADAGAFAVVAEGVLEPIAIAMTQAVAIPVIGIGASAQCDGQVLVTEDMLGLFDRVPRFVKRFADMASFVDAAVQDYAAGVRDRSFPTADQTYQPKG comes from the coding sequence ATGTCCACGACCTATACGCTCGATACCTCGACCAGCCGCGCCAACCCGACACCGGCGCCGATGAAGCGGCTCACCGTGCCCGCCATCCAGCGGCGCAAGGCCGATGGCGTCACGGCCGAACCGCTGGTGATGCTCACCGCCTACACCGTGCGCATGGCGCAGCTGCTCGATCCGCACTGTGATTTGCTGCTGGTCGGTGATTCGCTGGGGCAGGTGATCTATGGCTTGCCGTCGACCGTGCCGGTCAGTCTCGACATGATGTGCGCCCATGGTGCTGCGGTGGTGCGCGGCAGTTATCACAGCGTGGTCGTCGTCGACATGCCCTTCGGCAGCTATGAGGCGAGCCCGGAAAAGGCGTTCGAGAGCGCCGCGCGTATCCTCAAGGAAACCGGTTGCGCCGCGGTCAAGCTCGAGGGTGGACAGGCGATGGCGCCGACCATCCGCTTCCTCACCGAACGCGGCATCCCGGTGATGGCGCATGTCGGCCTGACGCCACAGGCGGTCAATGCACTGGGAGGCTATGGCGCGCGGGGCCGCAACGATGCCGAAAAGGACAAGATTCTTGCCGATGCCCATGCCGTCGCCGATGCGGGTGCCTTTGCCGTGGTGGCTGAGGGCGTGCTCGAACCCATCGCCATCGCGATGACACAGGCGGTTGCCATCCCCGTCATTGGCATTGGCGCCTCGGCGCAATGCGATGGCCAGGTGTTGGTGACCGAGGACATGCTCGGCCTGTTTGACCGGGTGCCCCGCTTCGTCAAACGCTTTGCCGACATGGCCTCTTTTGTTGATGCGGCGGTGCAGGATTATGCCGCCGGAGTCAGGGACCGTTCATTCCCGACAGCCGATCAAACCTATCAGCCCAAGGGTTGA
- a CDS encoding Hpt domain-containing protein, which translates to MANMDLHIVDWASLAETRAQLGASFIRILGYFREDGLRSIELIESAMRASDAPAMVMPSHKLKSEARQFGGERLGQLAEDIEMFARQCVETHETPEDYVDRVVLLRPLFNSMMDAIDAETSPLVQRHKGFGTARRVA; encoded by the coding sequence ATGGCCAACATGGATTTGCACATTGTCGACTGGGCATCGCTCGCCGAAACCCGCGCGCAGCTCGGCGCCTCTTTCATCCGCATCCTCGGATATTTCCGGGAAGATGGACTGCGCTCAATCGAACTGATTGAATCCGCGATGCGCGCCTCTGATGCTCCGGCGATGGTGATGCCATCGCACAAGCTCAAAAGCGAAGCGCGCCAATTTGGCGGGGAACGGCTTGGCCAGTTGGCCGAGGACATTGAAATGTTCGCCCGCCAATGCGTCGAAACCCACGAAACGCCAGAGGATTATGTTGACCGTGTGGTGCTGCTGCGCCCGTTGTTCAACAGCATGATGGACGCGATCGACGCGGAAACCAGTCCGTTGGTGCAACGCCACAAAGGCTTTGGCACCGCTCGCCGCGTCGCCTGA
- a CDS encoding PQQ-binding-like beta-propeller repeat protein, which translates to MTMQTKAWKIAGTAAFTAVMLSGCSIFEGDGGPTTPTVGNRVPILANQSDLAVDPTIAGLQIILPAPVPNADWTQPGGNSAKAMSHVALPAELTTAWTAQIRGGNLRARLAAAPVVAGGTLFAIDTEATVHAFNAATGQRLWSTQVGDTERDGQRARFGGGVSAEAGTVYAASGLGDVAAIDAATGAVRWTVHPAGPLRGAPTVAFGNIYVMGQDNQLFALRTSDGNVEWQEAGSLAPGSVFGVAAPAAGQGTIVAGYSSGELNAYRYENGRSLWGDALARTSISMSVSTLTDIDADPVIDRGRVFAIGQGGRMAAYELVTGQRIWEMNLTGISTPWVAGEWVFVLTDDSRIFAITRATGKVRWIGQLPRWRDEEDREGMIRWTGPVLAGGRLIAVSTDGRMAQINPEDGSVQSLTDISGPTRLAPVVANGMLYVMDDNGRITAMR; encoded by the coding sequence ATGACAATGCAGACCAAGGCATGGAAAATCGCCGGAACGGCCGCGTTCACCGCCGTGATGCTCAGCGGTTGCAGCATATTTGAAGGCGATGGCGGGCCGACCACGCCGACCGTCGGCAATCGTGTGCCGATTCTCGCCAACCAGTCCGACCTCGCGGTCGATCCGACGATTGCCGGGTTGCAGATCATCCTGCCCGCGCCGGTGCCCAATGCTGACTGGACCCAGCCCGGCGGCAATTCTGCCAAGGCCATGAGCCATGTCGCGCTGCCTGCCGAACTCACCACCGCCTGGACGGCCCAGATCCGTGGCGGCAATCTGCGTGCGCGTCTGGCGGCGGCGCCAGTGGTTGCCGGTGGCACCTTGTTCGCCATTGATACCGAAGCGACCGTGCATGCGTTCAATGCCGCCACCGGTCAGCGCCTCTGGTCGACCCAGGTCGGTGATACTGAACGGGATGGCCAGCGTGCCCGTTTTGGTGGCGGTGTCAGCGCCGAAGCCGGCACGGTCTACGCCGCCAGCGGTCTGGGCGATGTCGCGGCCATTGATGCCGCCACCGGCGCCGTCCGCTGGACAGTGCATCCCGCTGGTCCGCTGCGCGGCGCCCCGACTGTCGCCTTTGGCAACATCTATGTGATGGGCCAGGATAATCAGCTGTTTGCCCTGCGCACCAGCGACGGTAACGTCGAATGGCAGGAAGCTGGATCGCTCGCCCCCGGCAGCGTGTTTGGCGTTGCCGCACCGGCAGCGGGTCAGGGGACCATCGTCGCTGGCTATTCGTCGGGCGAACTCAATGCGTACCGGTATGAAAATGGCCGCTCCCTGTGGGGTGATGCACTGGCCCGCACCAGCATTTCCATGTCGGTGTCGACCCTGACCGATATTGATGCCGATCCGGTGATTGATCGCGGCAGGGTTTTCGCCATTGGTCAGGGCGGTCGCATGGCCGCTTATGAACTGGTCACCGGCCAGCGCATCTGGGAAATGAACCTCACCGGCATCTCGACCCCTTGGGTGGCGGGTGAATGGGTGTTCGTGTTGACCGATGATTCCCGCATTTTCGCCATTACCCGGGCGACTGGCAAGGTTCGCTGGATTGGCCAGCTGCCCCGCTGGCGTGATGAGGAAGACCGGGAAGGGATGATCCGCTGGACCGGCCCGGTCCTGGCTGGCGGCCGCCTGATCGCCGTTTCGACCGACGGCCGCATGGCCCAGATCAATCCCGAGGACGGCAGCGTCCAGTCGCTGACTGACATCAGCGGCCCGACCCGTCTGGCCCCGGTTGTCGCCAATGGCATGCTCTATGTGATGGACGATAATGGTCGCATCACCGCCATGCGATGA
- a CDS encoding DUF418 domain-containing protein, with amino-acid sequence MTTATDTAAVFADSPPASRIAGLDATRGFAVMGILLMNIISFAMPENAYITPRHWGGDSGADLWSWAIAFVLFDSKMRGLFSIMFGASTLLVIQAAEAGGRSAAQTHYARMVVLALFGLAHFFFLWVGDILFLYACCGLVLYLFRDLSVKALTIWGILLIALNSIMMSIAMIMLHMGSWPGAPADLATAYGKFAADFAPYSAFGREDYELYRSDYATILAVKLDEMLFQPLILMPMYFAETLGLMLIGMALFKNGLLQGQWSIERLTKWATVGLSIGMIGGIALLALQFSVDLEPAIVMGTTFGFSVPFDVPMSIGYAALFMALAQRFASSPLIIRVAAAGRAAFTNYLGTSLLMTALFYGWGLGQFGEWSRVQTYGAVIAVWVIMLLWSKPWLDHFRFGPMEWLWRTLARGKVQPLRRTH; translated from the coding sequence ATGACGACAGCAACGGATACGGCGGCCGTATTTGCAGACAGTCCGCCGGCCAGCCGTATCGCCGGACTGGACGCGACACGCGGATTCGCGGTGATGGGCATTTTGCTGATGAACATCATCAGTTTTGCCATGCCGGAAAACGCCTATATCACGCCGCGCCACTGGGGCGGCGATTCCGGGGCGGACCTGTGGAGTTGGGCCATCGCCTTCGTCCTGTTTGACAGCAAGATGCGCGGCCTGTTCTCGATCATGTTTGGCGCGTCGACGCTGTTGGTGATCCAGGCGGCCGAAGCTGGCGGACGCAGCGCGGCCCAGACCCATTATGCCCGCATGGTGGTGCTGGCACTTTTTGGCCTAGCCCATTTCTTTTTCCTGTGGGTCGGCGACATCCTGTTCCTTTATGCCTGTTGCGGCCTGGTGCTTTATCTTTTCCGCGACCTGTCGGTGAAGGCGTTGACCATCTGGGGCATCCTGTTGATCGCGCTCAACAGCATCATGATGTCGATCGCGATGATCATGCTGCACATGGGGTCGTGGCCCGGTGCTCCGGCCGATCTAGCTACCGCCTATGGAAAATTTGCTGCGGATTTCGCGCCCTATAGCGCCTTTGGTCGCGAAGATTATGAGCTCTATCGCAGCGACTATGCCACCATCCTCGCCGTAAAGCTGGATGAGATGCTGTTTCAGCCACTGATCCTGATGCCGATGTATTTTGCAGAGACATTGGGGCTGATGCTGATTGGTATGGCCCTATTCAAAAACGGCCTGCTGCAGGGCCAATGGTCGATCGAACGGCTGACCAAATGGGCAACTGTGGGCCTGAGCATCGGCATGATCGGGGGGATCGCACTGCTCGCACTGCAATTTTCCGTAGACCTTGAGCCGGCCATTGTCATGGGCACAACCTTCGGTTTTTCCGTGCCATTCGATGTGCCGATGAGCATTGGCTATGCCGCTCTGTTCATGGCGCTGGCGCAACGCTTTGCCTCTTCGCCCCTCATCATCCGCGTGGCCGCTGCCGGGCGGGCCGCCTTCACCAACTATCTGGGCACATCCTTGTTGATGACAGCATTGTTTTACGGCTGGGGCCTCGGCCAATTTGGTGAATGGTCACGGGTTCAGACCTATGGCGCGGTGATCGCCGTCTGGGTGATCATGCTGCTGTGGTCCAAGCCCTGGCTCGACCATTTCCGGTTTGGACCGATGGAGTGGCTGTGGCGCACCCTGGCCCGCGGGAAGGTGCAGCCATTGCGGCGGACACATTAG
- a CDS encoding argininosuccinate synthase, whose product MSDVKRVVLAYSGGLDTSVILKWLQVTYGCEVVTFTADLGQEGELEPAREKAVMMGVKPEHIYIDDVREEFVRDFVFPMMRANARYEGDYLLGTSIARPLISKRLVEIARETGADAVAHGATGKGNDQVRFELGVAALAPDIKVIAPWREWDLTSRTALIDWAEKHQIPVPKDKRGESPFSTDANLLHTSSEGKVLEDPWEETPDYVYSRTVNPEDAPDAPEYITIDFERGDGVALNGVAMSPATLLAALNELGRKHGIGRLDLVENRFVGMKSRGMYETPGGEIYARAHRGIEQITLDRGAAHLKDELMPKYAELIYNGFWFAPEREMLQAAIDLSQEKVSGTVRLKLYKGSASVVGRKSPNSLYSERHVTFEDDAGAYDQKDAAGFIRLNALRLRLLAARDR is encoded by the coding sequence ATGAGCGACGTGAAGCGGGTGGTATTGGCCTATTCGGGGGGGCTCGACACGAGCGTGATCCTGAAATGGTTGCAGGTGACCTATGGTTGCGAGGTCGTCACCTTTACCGCCGACCTGGGCCAGGAAGGGGAACTGGAACCGGCGCGCGAGAAGGCGGTGATGATGGGCGTGAAGCCCGAGCACATCTATATCGACGATGTGCGCGAGGAGTTTGTCCGCGATTTCGTCTTTCCGATGATGCGCGCCAATGCCCGTTATGAGGGCGATTATCTGCTCGGCACGTCAATCGCCCGTCCTCTGATTTCCAAGCGTCTGGTCGAGATCGCCCGCGAAACCGGCGCCGATGCCGTGGCGCATGGCGCGACCGGAAAGGGCAATGACCAGGTGCGTTTCGAGCTGGGCGTGGCCGCGCTCGCGCCCGACATCAAGGTCATCGCCCCCTGGCGCGAATGGGATTTGACCAGCCGCACCGCGCTGATCGACTGGGCGGAAAAGCACCAGATCCCCGTGCCCAAGGACAAGCGTGGCGAAAGCCCCTTCTCGACCGACGCGAACCTGTTGCACACCTCGTCCGAGGGCAAGGTGCTTGAGGATCCGTGGGAAGAAACGCCCGACTATGTCTATTCGCGCACGGTCAACCCCGAGGATGCGCCCGACGCGCCCGAATATATCACCATCGATTTCGAGCGTGGTGACGGCGTCGCGCTGAACGGCGTCGCCATGTCGCCCGCCACGCTGCTGGCGGCGCTCAACGAGCTGGGCCGCAAGCATGGCATCGGCCGGCTCGACCTCGTCGAGAACCGCTTTGTCGGCATGAAGTCGCGCGGCATGTACGAGACGCCGGGCGGGGAGATTTACGCCCGCGCGCATCGCGGCATTGAACAGATCACGCTCGACCGGGGTGCGGCGCACCTCAAGGACGAGCTGATGCCCAAATATGCCGAGCTGATCTACAATGGCTTTTGGTTCGCGCCCGAGCGCGAAATGCTGCAGGCCGCCATCGACCTCAGCCAGGAGAAGGTCAGCGGCACGGTGCGGCTCAAGCTCTACAAGGGCAGCGCCAGCGTGGTCGGCCGCAAGTCCCCCAACAGCCTCTATTCGGAGCGCCATGTGACGTTCGAGGATGATGCCGGCGCCTATGACCAGAAGGACGCGGCGGGCTTCATCCGATTGAATGCGCTGCGCTTGCGGCTGCTGGCTGCGCGGGACCGGTGA